GAGTGATATTTGTAGCCGTCAGAATAAATTTGCGATACCCGTGCATATAGCGCCTTGTTGTTTTTGATGCCGCTGTTGTATTCGGCGAATGCCCTTGCACTGTTGAACGAACCGTAGCCAGCCCCTACAGATGCACTTTGCTTATCAGAAAGATTGGGAGCAAAAAGCTGTACGCTGCCGCCATAACCCGCTGTACCGTTCTTGGAGGTGCCCACGCCGCGCTGCACCTGTACATTGCTTACAGAATTGAAGATGTCCGGGTAGTTGGAAAAATAAGCGCCCTGGTCTTCGGGGTCGTTAAGCGGTACGCCATCAAGTGTCATGTTGATACGCGTCTGGTCGATGCCCCTCATACGGAAATACGAATAGCCCTGCGTGTTGCCGCCATCGGAATATACCGTGATGGAAGGTGTTTCTGAAAGCAGGAACGAAGGCTCCTGCCCAACAGATTTCCTGTCGATGGTTGCAGCATTAATATTAAGGAATGTTACTGGTGTTTTACTTCCGGCCTGGTAGGTGAGCTGCACTTCCGGCAGTCGTGTTATAGTGTCGGTTGGTATCGTGTCCTGGGCGTTTACAAAACAGGAAATTAAAAGAAATGCATAAAAGTGCTTGTATCTTATCAGGTGGCTGGGTAACATTTGGCTGTTGGTTTAAGGCCAAAAATACAATTTTTTATTTGGGGTGATGCCAAAAAAAATGCCTCCGGTAGTGGAGGCATTTAGAATTATGTTTGTCGTATTATTCTTTTCGGAATACCATTTTGGCATCAATTGCGACATGCCTTATTTCCCCGTCTACGGTTACTTCAATTTCGCGAAGGGCAGGTACGGATAGCGTAATTAGATTGCCGGTTTTAGCATAGTTGGTATGTGTTTTGATTCCATCATGAACAAAAGTTGTCTGGACATTATATGGAGTAAATTTATACGTGCCTTCATCTGTTGCAGTGACACAATTCGTTCCTTCTGAAGGAATTGTGCTTGTAACGGTTTTAATGGTGTTTATGTTTCCGAATTCTACATACGAATCCGTATAGCAGGATCCAAGTTCAGTAAGAATATCGGTTGAGGGTGTTCCGTCTCCATTGCCATCAAAAGCACGGTTACTCGTTACTGATATAAGCTTCCATTTTCCTTGTAGGGGCACATCAGGAGTGCTGTCGTCGTTTGAACATGAGAATGCCATGAAGGCGGCTGCTGCGAAAGCTGCCATTGTCATTTTTTTCATTTTGATTGATTTGATTGATGATTATTATTTAGTTGCGGACAACCATACTAATAGTCGATCAATAACGGTATTTGTTACACTTTTCTTATAAAAAAAGTAAAGCAGTCCCGTCTTTTTTAATCAATGAAGGATAAGTGATTGTCTTTTAATTTGTTGAGATAATTTTTTTGTAATAAAATTTTTCGTACGGATATGTAAATAACAAAAAATAGAATGGTGCGATTCTATTTTTTGTTAAGGTTCCACCCGTTCAGTCCCTGTATTGCATGATGCGCTGTCAGGTCGAATTGTACCGGGACCATAGAAATATAGCCATTAGCCAAAGCCCATTCGTCGGTATCTTCGCCGTTGTCAAGGTTAACGAACTTTCCGCCCAGCCAGTAATAATCGCGCCCCATTGGGTTGGTGCGTTTGTCAAAACTCTCCGCCCACATGGCTTTTGCCTGGCGGCACACTTTTATGCCTTTGATATCCTTCTCTTTCAGCTTAGGGAAATTCACGTTCAGGATCACACCTTCGGGCAGCCCGTTCTGCAGCACCTGCTCGGTAATCTTTTTGATAAAGGGCTTTATGGACTCAAAGTCGGCATTCCAGTTGTAGTCCAATAAAGAGAACCCAATTGCGGGAATCCCCTCGATGCCGGCCTCCACTGCGGCGCTCATTGTACCGGAATAGATCACATTGATAGAAGAGTTGGAACCGTGGTTCACACCGCTCACGCACAGGTCGGGCTTGCGGTGCAGTATCTCATTTACGGCAAACTTTACACAGTCGACCGGTGTTCCGCTGCAGCTGTATTCGGTTTCGATATCCGGGTCGATGTTTACCTTGTTGATATAAAGCGTACTGTTGATGGTGATGGCATGGCCTGTGCCGGATTGCGGGCTGTCGGGTGCGACCACAACCACATCGCCAATCTGTTTCATTACCGATATAAGCGCCCGTATCCCGGGTGCGGATATACCGTCGTCGTTTGTAACTAATATCAATGGTTTTTTCTTCATAGCTATGGCAAAATTCAAAATAAGTATCGTACTTTTACGTTTGCTAAATTACGCAATTTTGCAAAGCTGTCGTTTGATGATGATTTTTTGGGGTTGATTGATTTTTGGCACGCTTTTTAATGTAATTGATAATAAGATAATCTAATGAATGCCGTTATAAAGTTTATGAAAAGAAATTATAAAATAGTTATAGTTGTCGCTGTGCTTTCAGTGGCGCTATGGAGTTTTATGCCCGGTAAGCCTAAAAAAGCTAACGATCCCGAAAAGGATAAACTGCTTTTGGAGCTCCTGACATTTGTGATAGAGAAAGGCCACTACGACCCGGCAGCCATTGACGATACATTTTCGAAAGGCGTTTATAAAGATTACCTGCAGCAAATAGATCCTTCGAAGAGGTTCTTTACGCAGGCTGATATCGACGAGTTTTCAAAATACGAAGACAAAATCGATGATATGATAAACGAAAGGGACCTTACGTTTTTTGATCTTACCAACCAAAGGCTGTTGGAACGGATCAAGGAGTCTGAAGGCTTCTATAAAGAGATTCTTGCCAAGCCTTTCGACTTTACTAAAAACGAGAACTTTAGCGTAGACTACGATAAGCAGCCTTATGTAAAGAACGATGCCGAACTGAAAGAACGTTGGGAGAAGCAGCTGAAGCTGTCTGTGCTTTCGACAATTACCGATAAGCAAAAGCTGCAGGAAGAGATCGCAAAAAAGAAAACTGATAAGGCAACTGAACCGCAAAAGTCGTTTGCCGACCTTGAAAAAGAAGCACGTGAATCTACACTGAAGTCGCTTAATGATTACTTCAGCTTTATGAAAGACTTTAAACGTGACGAATGGTTCAGCATGTACCTGAACGCCATTGCAGAGCGTTTCGATCCGCATACTTACTACTTTGCACCGGACGATAAAGAGAAATTCGACACCAGCATGAGGGGCTCCCTTGAAGGTATTGGCGCCAGGCTGCAGAAAAAAGGAGATTATATCGAGATATCAGAACTGATACCCGGCGGCCCGGCATGGAGGGGTAAAGAGCTTGAGCAGGGCGACCTTATCATGAAAGTGGCGCAGGGCACAGGCGACCCGGTAGATATCGCAGGTATCCGCCTTGACGACGTGGTTAAAAAGATAAAAGGGCCAAAAGGTACTGAAGTGCGCCTTACTGTCAAAAAAGTAGACGGTTCAGTAAAAGTGATCCCGATAATAAGGGAAGTTGTAGAAATAGAAGAAACCTACGCAAAATCGAGCGTGGTGAATAAGGACGGTAAGCTGTACGGCATCATCAACCTTCCGAAATTCTACATCGACTTCGAAAATAAAGACAATCGTGATGCTGCAAAAGACGTTGCACTTGAAGTGGAAAGGCTGAAACAGCAGGGCGTTGAAGGCATTATCATGGACCTTAGGGATAATGGCGGCGGCTCTTTGAAAACCGTTGTAGAGATGGCCGGATTGTTCATCCAGGATGGACCTGTTGTCCAGGTAAAATCAAAAGAAAAGAAAAAAGAAGTGCTTAACGATACGGACTCAAGGGTTCAGTGGGACGGGCCTCTTGTGGTGCTTGTGAATAACTTCTCAGCATCAGCTTCAGAGATATTCGCGGCAGCAATACAGGATTACCATCGCGGGCTGATATTGGGCAGCAAACACACTTACGGTAAAGGTACTGTACAAAACATCATCGACCTGAACCAATTCGTAAGGGGTAATTCGCTGGGTGACCTTGGAGCGCTTAAGACCACTACACAGAAATACTACAGGATAAACGGCGGTTCTGTACAAAGGGAAGGTGTTTACAGTGACATTATTATGCCGGACAGGTATTCCTACATCGACATGGGCGAGCGCGATACCGACAATGCCATGCCGTATGATAAGATTGATGCAGCCAACTACAAGCCGGTGAAAAATAACTTTGAAGGCGTTATTGCCAACAGCAAAAGAAGGATGGCGGCGAACCCGCAATTCAAGCTGATGGATGAGAATGCAAAATGGGTGAGTGAGAAAAAAGACGATAACACGTACAGTCTTAACGCAGACAAATTTAAAGCTGAGGTTGTGAAAATGGAAGAAACAACCAAAAAATTCAAGGCGCTTAATGATTATAAAAACAGCCTGAAATTTGAAGCACTGCCTTACGAAAAAGCGATCTTCAAGAAAGACCCTTCACTGGCGGAGAAGAAAGAAAGATGGTATGAAAGTTTGTCTAAAGATATATATATAGAAGAAGCGCTGAATATCCTTAACGATATGCAGCCAAAAGCTTCAGGTAAAAGTGCGGCCAATGTTCAGAAGCCGTCACTTGGCAAAACAAGGTAATGATTGATGGATAAAGCAAATCAATCGCTTACAGGCTTAGCGCTCCAAAAATTCAGAAAGAATTTTTGGGGCGTTTTAAGTTTAGTGTTTATTGCGATCCTGTTGTTCATTTCCATCTTTGCCTACGTGTTGGCACCCGACAAGACAAAGGATGCCAATTGGGGCGACCTTTCCATACATTCTAAATCGCCAGGCTTTACCGTAAAAATGCTTCATTTTCCTTCGGAAGGAATGACCTTCAGCGAATACTTTACCGGCAGGGAAACACCGGAGCAGAAAATACCCATTCTCAAATACGAAGTAAAAGGTGACAGCCTGACTTATTTCGAATATAACGATGAGCCTTCGCTTGCGGTTTCCAAAACCATCCCACTTACAGATTTCGGGCCTAAAGTTACTGCGGCATCTGTCGCAAAAGATCATGTGAAAGACCAGCAATTCATCCTCGGCACCGACAGCCAGGGGCGCGACCTGCTAAGCAGGCTGATCATTGGCTCACGGGTATCTATCGCTATCGGGTTTGTAG
Above is a genomic segment from Flavobacterium album containing:
- a CDS encoding lipocalin family protein, with product MKKMTMAAFAAAAFMAFSCSNDDSTPDVPLQGKWKLISVTSNRAFDGNGDGTPSTDILTELGSCYTDSYVEFGNINTIKTVTSTIPSEGTNCVTATDEGTYKFTPYNVQTTFVHDGIKTHTNYAKTGNLITLSVPALREIEVTVDGEIRHVAIDAKMVFRKE
- the surE gene encoding 5'/3'-nucleotidase SurE, which gives rise to MKKKPLILVTNDDGISAPGIRALISVMKQIGDVVVVAPDSPQSGTGHAITINSTLYINKVNIDPDIETEYSCSGTPVDCVKFAVNEILHRKPDLCVSGVNHGSNSSINVIYSGTMSAAVEAGIEGIPAIGFSLLDYNWNADFESIKPFIKKITEQVLQNGLPEGVILNVNFPKLKEKDIKGIKVCRQAKAMWAESFDKRTNPMGRDYYWLGGKFVNLDNGEDTDEWALANGYISMVPVQFDLTAHHAIQGLNGWNLNKK
- a CDS encoding carboxy terminal-processing peptidase produces the protein MNAVIKFMKRNYKIVIVVAVLSVALWSFMPGKPKKANDPEKDKLLLELLTFVIEKGHYDPAAIDDTFSKGVYKDYLQQIDPSKRFFTQADIDEFSKYEDKIDDMINERDLTFFDLTNQRLLERIKESEGFYKEILAKPFDFTKNENFSVDYDKQPYVKNDAELKERWEKQLKLSVLSTITDKQKLQEEIAKKKTDKATEPQKSFADLEKEARESTLKSLNDYFSFMKDFKRDEWFSMYLNAIAERFDPHTYYFAPDDKEKFDTSMRGSLEGIGARLQKKGDYIEISELIPGGPAWRGKELEQGDLIMKVAQGTGDPVDIAGIRLDDVVKKIKGPKGTEVRLTVKKVDGSVKVIPIIREVVEIEETYAKSSVVNKDGKLYGIINLPKFYIDFENKDNRDAAKDVALEVERLKQQGVEGIIMDLRDNGGGSLKTVVEMAGLFIQDGPVVQVKSKEKKKEVLNDTDSRVQWDGPLVVLVNNFSASASEIFAAAIQDYHRGLILGSKHTYGKGTVQNIIDLNQFVRGNSLGDLGALKTTTQKYYRINGGSVQREGVYSDIIMPDRYSYIDMGERDTDNAMPYDKIDAANYKPVKNNFEGVIANSKRRMAANPQFKLMDENAKWVSEKKDDNTYSLNADKFKAEVVKMEETTKKFKALNDYKNSLKFEALPYEKAIFKKDPSLAEKKERWYESLSKDIYIEEALNILNDMQPKASGKSAANVQKPSLGKTR